A genomic region of Chelmon rostratus isolate fCheRos1 chromosome 8, fCheRos1.pri, whole genome shotgun sequence contains the following coding sequences:
- the sostdc1a gene encoding sclerostin domain-containing protein 1a, giving the protein MHLSAYESCHSLVVLCILLRSCQTFKNDATELLFPHVSAPVPELQSNVTLNRARNGGRGAGSAAHDRGERSQIGCRELRSTKYISDGHCTSINPIKELVCTGECLPAPMLQNWIGGAYGRKLWGRRSSNQDWRCVNDKTRTQRIQLQCQDGSTRTYKITVVTSCKCKRYSRQHNESGNKFEEQALTPPQLLHKHKSKSKRRLGKNRLSENWHETEP; this is encoded by the exons ATGCACCTGAGCGCGTACGAGTCGTGCCATTCCTTGGTCGTACTCTGCATCCTCCTGAGGAGTTGCCAAACCTTCAAGAACGACGCCACGGAGCTCCTGTTCCCGCATGTGAGCGCGCCGGTGCCGGAGCTTCAGAGCAACGTGACCCTGAACCGGGCGCGCAACGGCGGGAGAGGAGCCGGCAGCGCGGCGCACGACAGAGGCG AACGAAGCCAAATTGGATGCAGAGAGCTGAGATCCACGAAGTACATCTCTGACGGCCACTGCACCAGCATCAACCCCATCAAGGAGCTGGTGTGCACTGGCGAGTGTCTCCCAGCTCCAATGCTTCAAAACTGGATCGGCGGCGCCTACGGCAGGAAGCTCTGGGGTCGCCGGAGCAGCAACCAGGACTGGCGGTGTGTCAACGACAAGACCCGCACGCAGCGCATCCAGCTGCAGTGCCAGGACGGCAGCACGAGAACATACAAAATCACCGTGGTCACATCCTGCAAGTGCAAGAGGTACTCGAGGCAGCACAACGAATCGGGCAACAAGTTTGAGGAGCAGGCTCTGACGCCGCCACAGCTCCTGCACAAGCACAAGTCCAAGAGCAAGAGGAGGCTGGGGAAGAACCGGCTGAGCGAGAACTGGCACGAGACTGAACCCTGA